One Helianthus annuus cultivar XRQ/B chromosome 7, HanXRQr2.0-SUNRISE, whole genome shotgun sequence genomic region harbors:
- the LOC110869286 gene encoding CEN-like protein 1 has protein sequence MSLVAGRVIGDVVDQFTPSVRMEVAFNPQYPVVVNGHELKPNLVTSKPSVNIGGVDMRSSYTLVMTDPDAPSPSDPYLREHLHWIVTDIPGTTDATFGREIVSYEKPKPVMGIHRYVLLLFKQRARQSVRPPVSRDRFNTRAFSQENDLGLPVAAMYFHAQRENAPRRR, from the exons ATGTCACTTGTTGCTGGGAGGGTGATAGGCGATGTTGTCGACCAATTCACACCGAGTGTGAGGATGGAAGTAGCCTTTAATCCCCAGTACCCCGTCGTCGTTAACGGCCATGAGCTCAAGCCTAATCTTGTTACCTCTAAACCTAGTGTTAATATTGGCGGTGTTGACATGAGATCATCTTATACTCTT GTCATGACTGACCCGGATGCTCCAAGTCCAAGTGACCCATACTTGAGAGAACATCTTCATTG GATTGTCACAGACATTCCTGGTACAACTGATGCAACTTTTG GAAGGGAGATTGTGAGCTATGAAAAGCCAAAGCCAGTGATGGGAATCCATCGCTATGTGTTGTTATTGTTCAAGCAAAGAGCTAGGCAATCAGTGAGGCCACCGGTTTCACGAGATCGATTCAACACTCGTGCCTTTTCTCAAGAAAACGACTTGGGGTTGCCAGTTGCTGCTATGTACTTCCATGCTCAAAGAGAAAATGCCCCCCGCAGAAGATAA